One part of the Parasphingorhabdus sp. SCSIO 66989 genome encodes these proteins:
- a CDS encoding MBL fold metallo-hydrolase, protein MAHKAPAWPKAATPPEVTPSVLEALADHGLEPNQHKGLHYPLGNHAPEYGTLFPLLPDIGWTRLPVPGSLNHINIWLLADRDDEGDGIAIVDTGLNIPASREAWETLLAGDLQGKRITRVICTHFHPDHVGCAGWLCETQGVRLWMNRTEWLMARMLTADIREAPPEAAITQMRYAGWDEERLDKMRSRGWGNFAKAVSPLPVTHVRLEDEQVITVGGRNWRILTGGGHTPEHCCLVDEENGVVIAGDQILPRITSNVSVSVSEPLADPLGEWLESIAKFRARLSEDMLVLPAHGFPFTGVFERLDVLAGGHHNQLEALEHALGQKPMRAVDTFGLLFARKIDDSVYGLATGEAMAHLRHLEVTGRAIVENRDGVGWFSAG, encoded by the coding sequence TTGGCCCATAAAGCTCCAGCCTGGCCTAAAGCCGCGACACCCCCTGAGGTAACGCCTTCGGTGCTGGAGGCGTTGGCCGATCACGGGCTGGAACCCAATCAGCACAAAGGCCTGCATTATCCGCTCGGCAATCACGCCCCGGAATATGGCACGCTGTTTCCGCTGCTGCCTGATATTGGCTGGACGCGGCTGCCGGTTCCCGGTTCGCTCAACCATATCAATATCTGGCTGCTGGCCGATCGTGATGATGAGGGCGATGGAATTGCGATTGTCGATACCGGCCTCAACATTCCCGCCTCGCGCGAAGCATGGGAAACACTGCTCGCGGGCGATTTGCAGGGTAAACGCATAACCCGCGTTATCTGCACCCATTTCCACCCAGATCATGTCGGTTGTGCCGGGTGGCTGTGCGAGACGCAGGGTGTGCGGCTTTGGATGAATCGCACCGAATGGCTGATGGCGCGGATGCTCACTGCCGATATTCGCGAGGCACCGCCGGAAGCCGCGATAACCCAGATGCGCTATGCCGGTTGGGATGAAGAGCGGCTGGACAAGATGCGCAGCCGTGGCTGGGGCAATTTTGCCAAGGCGGTTTCGCCGCTACCGGTAACCCATGTGCGGCTGGAGGATGAGCAGGTGATTACGGTCGGTGGCCGCAATTGGCGCATCCTTACTGGCGGCGGGCATACACCGGAGCATTGCTGTCTGGTCGATGAGGAGAATGGCGTGGTCATTGCCGGTGACCAGATATTGCCGCGCATCACCTCCAATGTTTCCGTATCGGTCAGCGAACCATTGGCTGATCCGCTTGGCGAATGGCTGGAAAGTATCGCCAAATTCCGAGCCCGCCTGAGCGAAGATATGCTCGTCCTTCCTGCCCATGGCTTCCCTTTTACCGGCGTGTTTGAGCGGCTCGATGTGCTGGCAGGTGGCCATCATAATCAGCTTGAGGCTCTGGAGCATGCGCTTGGCCAAAAACCGATGCGCGCTGTCGATACCTTTGGCCTGCTGTTTGCACGCAAGATTGACGACAGCGTCTATGGCCTCGCCACCGGAGAAGCGATGGCGCATTTGCGGCATCTCGAAGTCACCGGACGCGCCATCGTCGAGAACCGCGATGGTGTTGGCTGGTTCAGCGCTGGCTGA
- a CDS encoding DUF1013 domain-containing protein translates to MAHPLMPHATASWLVDNTGLTFEQIAEFCGLHILEVQAMADDLASTKYTGRDPVQAGELTMEEIEKAQADPEYSMVITKGPEQKHRTKGPRYTPVSKRQDKPDGIAWLLRNHPEISDAQVGKLIGTTRNTINAIRDRTHWNIANIQPKDPVTLGLCSQRELDAVVAKAAKKAGLSEEAPEDNKLGGDRAALIEELQAEREADKLAAEKAAREAEAEAAAQEMLGGEAPSGDPLA, encoded by the coding sequence ATGGCACATCCGTTGATGCCGCACGCCACCGCATCCTGGTTGGTCGACAATACCGGCCTGACCTTTGAGCAGATCGCCGAATTTTGCGGCCTGCATATCCTCGAAGTACAGGCCATGGCTGATGATCTGGCGAGCACCAAATATACCGGCCGCGATCCGGTACAGGCGGGCGAGCTGACCATGGAAGAAATCGAAAAGGCGCAGGCTGACCCGGAATATAGCATGGTCATCACCAAAGGCCCGGAGCAGAAGCACCGCACCAAGGGCCCGCGTTACACCCCGGTTTCCAAGCGACAGGACAAGCCCGATGGCATTGCCTGGCTGCTGCGTAACCACCCGGAAATTTCCGATGCACAGGTCGGCAAGCTGATCGGCACCACGCGCAACACCATCAACGCTATCCGCGATCGCACGCACTGGAATATCGCTAATATTCAGCCCAAAGACCCGGTGACGCTGGGCCTGTGCAGCCAGCGTGAGCTCGATGCCGTCGTCGCCAAGGCCGCGAAGAAGGCTGGCCTGAGCGAAGAAGCGCCCGAGGACAACAAGCTGGGCGGTGATCGTGCTGCGCTGATCGAGGAATTGCAGGCCGAACGCGAAGCGGACAAGCTGGCGGCAGAAAAGGCCGCACGCGAGGCGGAAGCTGAGGCCGCCGCGCAGGAGATGCTGGGCGGCGAAGCACCTTCGGGTGACCCGCTCGCCTGA
- the clpA gene encoding ATP-dependent Clp protease ATP-binding subunit ClpA has product MPSFAESLEKTIHQALHHASERRHEYATLEHLLLALIDDPEASQVMQACGVDLGELSDTLVHYLDNELDSLRIEEKIDPAPTSVFQRVVQRAILHVQSSGKDVVTGANVLVALFSERESYAVYFLQQQDMSRLDAVSYISHGIGKGGQPVDSRTPEGSDDQEEEGGKAEGKQKKESALDQFTVNLNAKAEAGKVDPLIGRGPEVDRTVQILCRRSKNNPLYVGDPGVGKTAIAEGLARKIVEGDVPDVLSEAVIYSLDMGALLAGTRYRGDFEERLKQVVSELEKMPHAILFIDEIHTVIGAGATSGGAMDASNLLKPALSGGTIRCIGSTTYKEFRNHFEKDRALLRRFQKIDVNEPSIEDTVKILKGLRSAFEEHHKVRYTPDALKTAVELSARYINDRKLPDKAIDVIDEVGAMQMLVPPSRRRKTITAREIEAVISTMARIPPKSVSKDDRKQLEHLERDLKQVVFGQDLAIEKLASAIKLSRAGLREPEKPIGNYLFSGPTGVGKTEVARQLASIMGIPLKRFDMSEYMERHSVSRLIGAPPGYVGYDQGGLLTDAVDQQPHCVLLLDEIEKAHPDLFNVLLQVMDNGKLTDHHGKTVDFRNVVLIMTTNAGASDMARESIGFGNVSREDAQEDAVKKMFTPEFRNRLDAVVPFTYLSPEVVSRVVDKFILQLELQLADQNVHIRLDQDARDYMAEKGYDKLFGARPMGRLIQEKIKEPLAEELLFGKLAQGGEVSVHMKDGKLAFEIMPAPPKASRKKPQKKSPAKKKED; this is encoded by the coding sequence ATGCCGTCATTTGCGGAATCCCTTGAAAAAACCATCCACCAGGCACTGCACCATGCGTCCGAGCGGCGGCATGAATATGCCACGCTGGAGCATCTGCTGCTGGCGCTGATCGATGACCCGGAAGCCTCGCAGGTCATGCAGGCCTGTGGCGTCGATCTCGGCGAGCTTAGCGATACGCTGGTGCATTATCTTGATAATGAGCTGGATTCGTTGCGGATCGAGGAAAAGATTGATCCGGCGCCGACATCGGTGTTCCAGCGGGTTGTCCAGCGCGCGATCCTGCATGTCCAGTCTTCGGGCAAGGATGTCGTTACCGGAGCCAATGTGTTGGTCGCGCTGTTCTCCGAACGTGAATCCTATGCTGTGTATTTCCTGCAGCAACAGGATATGAGCCGCCTTGATGCCGTCAGCTATATCAGCCACGGCATTGGCAAGGGCGGCCAGCCGGTCGATTCGCGCACGCCGGAAGGCAGTGATGATCAGGAAGAAGAAGGCGGCAAGGCCGAGGGCAAGCAGAAGAAAGAAAGCGCACTCGACCAGTTTACCGTCAACCTCAACGCCAAGGCAGAAGCCGGCAAGGTCGATCCGCTGATCGGACGCGGGCCGGAAGTCGACCGCACGGTGCAGATTCTCTGCCGTCGTTCAAAGAATAATCCGCTCTATGTTGGTGATCCCGGCGTTGGCAAAACCGCCATTGCTGAAGGTCTGGCGCGCAAGATTGTCGAGGGCGATGTTCCTGATGTGCTGTCCGAAGCGGTGATCTATTCGCTCGATATGGGCGCATTGCTGGCGGGTACACGCTATCGCGGCGACTTTGAGGAGCGGCTGAAACAGGTGGTTTCAGAGCTCGAAAAAATGCCGCATGCGATCCTCTTCATTGACGAGATTCATACGGTGATTGGTGCTGGCGCGACTTCGGGCGGTGCGATGGATGCCTCAAACCTGCTCAAGCCTGCGCTGTCGGGTGGCACGATCCGTTGTATCGGCTCGACCACTTACAAGGAATTCCGGAATCACTTTGAAAAGGATCGCGCTTTGCTGCGTCGGTTCCAGAAGATTGATGTCAATGAGCCGAGCATTGAGGATACGGTCAAAATCCTCAAAGGCCTGCGCAGCGCGTTCGAGGAGCATCACAAGGTGCGCTACACCCCCGATGCGCTGAAAACCGCGGTCGAACTGTCGGCACGCTATATCAATGATCGCAAATTGCCCGATAAGGCGATTGATGTGATTGACGAGGTTGGCGCGATGCAGATGCTGGTGCCGCCATCCCGTCGCCGCAAGACCATCACCGCACGCGAGATTGAGGCGGTTATCTCGACCATGGCGCGCATCCCGCCCAAATCGGTCTCCAAAGACGACCGCAAGCAGTTGGAGCATCTTGAGCGTGACCTGAAGCAGGTGGTCTTCGGTCAGGATCTGGCGATTGAGAAACTGGCCAGCGCGATCAAGCTGTCGCGGGCAGGTCTGCGCGAACCGGAAAAGCCGATTGGCAACTATTTGTTCTCCGGCCCTACCGGTGTCGGCAAGACCGAGGTGGCGCGTCAGCTGGCGAGCATCATGGGCATTCCGCTGAAGCGCTTCGATATGAGCGAATATATGGAGCGCCACAGCGTCTCCCGCCTGATCGGTGCGCCTCCGGGCTATGTCGGTTATGATCAGGGCGGCCTTCTGACCGATGCCGTTGATCAACAGCCGCATTGTGTGCTGCTGCTCGACGAGATTGAGAAAGCGCATCCCGATCTGTTCAATGTGCTGTTGCAGGTGATGGATAATGGCAAGCTCACCGACCATCACGGCAAGACCGTCGATTTCCGCAATGTGGTGCTGATCATGACCACCAATGCCGGGGCCAGTGACATGGCGCGCGAAAGCATCGGTTTCGGCAATGTCAGCCGCGAAGACGCGCAGGAAGATGCGGTGAAGAAGATGTTCACCCCGGAATTCCGCAACCGTCTCGATGCGGTGGTGCCATTCACCTATCTTTCACCCGAAGTCGTCAGCCGCGTGGTCGACAAGTTCATCCTGCAACTGGAGCTGCAACTGGCCGACCAGAATGTGCATATCCGCCTTGATCAGGATGCGCGCGATTACATGGCGGAGAAGGGCTATGACAAGCTCTTCGGTGCCCGTCCCATGGGTCGTCTCATTCAGGAGAAGATTAAGGAGCCGCTGGCCGAGGAATTGCTGTTCGGCAAGCTGGCGCAAGGCGGCGAGGTGTCGGTGCATATGAAGGACGGCAAGCTGGCCTTTGAGATTATGCCGGCACCGCCCAAAGCCTCGCGCAAAAAGCCGCAGAAAAAGTCTCCGGCGAAAAAGAAAGAGGATTGA
- a CDS encoding NAD(P)H-quinone oxidoreductase, with translation MAVLPEMMRAIDMDAPGDASVLTVREKPVPQPGAGEVLIRVSAAGVNRPDIVQRMGLYPPPPGAPSTPGLEVAGEIVAIGEGVNDALLGQNMCALVGGGGYADYCIAKHDHCLPIPASLTMEEAAALPETLFTVWHNVFERAYARDGETMLVHGGTSGIGTMAIMLGKMFEMTVYVTCGSDEKCAKAEELGAAAAINYKTTDFVAEIDRLTDGKGVHIVLDMVAGDYVPRNMACLAEGGRHVTIAVQGGLKANISMVDIMRKRLTLTGSTLRPRTDAFKGLLADEIARNVMPLVAERAVVPIIDSRFPLEDAGKAQTYMESGAHFGKIVLLTGQ, from the coding sequence ATGGCAGTACTGCCAGAGATGATGCGTGCAATTGATATGGACGCACCGGGCGATGCATCGGTGCTGACTGTGCGTGAGAAACCGGTGCCACAGCCGGGGGCTGGGGAAGTGCTGATCCGGGTCTCAGCCGCCGGGGTCAATCGTCCGGATATTGTTCAACGCATGGGGCTGTATCCTCCGCCACCTGGAGCGCCTTCAACCCCCGGCCTGGAGGTTGCAGGGGAGATTGTTGCTATTGGCGAAGGTGTCAATGATGCCCTGCTGGGGCAGAATATGTGCGCTTTGGTCGGCGGTGGTGGTTATGCTGACTATTGTATCGCGAAGCATGATCATTGCCTGCCGATACCCGCATCGCTGACCATGGAAGAGGCGGCTGCCCTCCCCGAAACGCTGTTTACCGTATGGCATAATGTGTTTGAGCGTGCCTATGCCCGCGATGGCGAGACGATGTTGGTCCATGGCGGTACGAGCGGCATCGGCACCATGGCCATCATGCTCGGCAAGATGTTCGAGATGACTGTCTATGTCACCTGTGGCAGCGATGAAAAGTGCGCCAAGGCCGAGGAGCTGGGCGCTGCCGCTGCGATCAATTACAAGACAACGGATTTTGTGGCCGAGATTGACCGGCTGACCGATGGCAAAGGCGTACATATCGTGCTCGACATGGTCGCTGGGGATTATGTGCCGCGCAATATGGCCTGCCTCGCCGAAGGTGGCCGCCATGTAACCATCGCGGTCCAAGGAGGACTCAAAGCCAATATTTCCATGGTCGATATCATGCGCAAGCGACTGACCCTGACCGGCTCAACCCTGCGGCCGCGCACTGATGCATTCAAGGGACTGCTGGCGGACGAGATTGCGCGCAATGTCATGCCATTGGTCGCAGAACGCGCCGTGGTACCGATTATCGACAGCCGCTTCCCGCTTGAAGATGCGGGCAAAGCGCAGACCTATATGGAAAGCGGCGCGCATTTCGGCAAAATCGTCCTGCTGACGGGACAATAA
- a CDS encoding NADH:flavin oxidoreductase/NADH oxidase family protein has protein sequence MAVTLDSPLTLPNGAVIPNRIAKAAMTEGLARPDGVPTEALEQLYGHWSQGGAGVLISGNIMIDPDHLERPGNVIIAGKSIDDALPALTRWAKAATANGNHFWAQLSHSGRQTTKLVNPNPKAPSAVKLGLPGGQFGTPEALTLEEIGDVVDGFAATAAVTKEAGFTGVQIHAAHGYLLSSFLSPRSNIRDDDYGGSLENRARILLETVGKVRASVGKEFTIAVKLNSADFQRGGFAFEDSLQVAQWLANAGVDLLEISGGTYEQPKLLGVEGVEAEEPQNVAPSTAKREAYFVDFAKAMQETVSVPLMVTGGFRTRVAMDYALESGAADMIGLGRPMCVMPDAPKQLLEGTIDHLPSPEGELRLLPSWLSWLRAFQLIKTVDTFAVQYWFYGQIYALAETGAMDPSLTPFQAFRMVEDRNKQLMAERNRIRG, from the coding sequence ATGGCGGTAACTCTAGATAGTCCGCTCACCCTTCCTAATGGTGCCGTAATCCCCAACCGCATCGCCAAGGCGGCGATGACCGAAGGTCTGGCCCGCCCCGATGGTGTCCCGACAGAGGCGCTGGAACAGCTTTATGGCCATTGGTCACAAGGCGGTGCCGGCGTGTTGATCAGCGGCAATATCATGATTGATCCGGACCATCTGGAACGCCCCGGCAATGTCATCATCGCTGGAAAGAGCATTGATGATGCTTTGCCCGCGCTGACCCGCTGGGCCAAAGCGGCGACCGCCAATGGCAATCACTTTTGGGCCCAGCTCAGTCATAGCGGGCGCCAGACGACAAAGCTGGTCAACCCCAATCCCAAAGCGCCCTCTGCGGTGAAGCTGGGTCTTCCCGGCGGCCAGTTTGGCACGCCAGAGGCACTGACGCTGGAAGAAATTGGCGATGTGGTTGATGGATTTGCCGCCACCGCCGCCGTCACCAAAGAAGCTGGTTTCACCGGTGTGCAAATTCATGCCGCGCATGGCTATTTGCTGTCCTCTTTCCTCAGCCCACGCAGCAATATCCGAGACGATGATTATGGCGGTTCGCTCGAAAATCGTGCCCGCATATTGCTTGAAACGGTGGGCAAGGTGCGCGCCAGTGTCGGCAAAGAGTTCACCATTGCGGTCAAGCTGAACAGCGCCGATTTTCAGCGCGGGGGCTTTGCCTTTGAGGACAGCCTGCAGGTGGCGCAATGGCTCGCCAATGCCGGGGTCGATCTGCTGGAGATTTCCGGCGGCACCTATGAACAGCCCAAGCTGCTGGGCGTTGAAGGCGTGGAAGCCGAAGAACCGCAGAATGTTGCGCCGTCCACCGCCAAGCGCGAGGCTTATTTCGTCGATTTTGCCAAAGCAATGCAAGAGACGGTGTCGGTGCCGCTGATGGTAACCGGCGGTTTTCGAACCCGGGTGGCGATGGACTATGCACTGGAAAGCGGAGCGGCGGATATGATCGGCCTGGGCCGCCCGATGTGCGTCATGCCCGATGCGCCGAAACAGCTGTTGGAAGGCACCATTGACCACCTGCCTTCGCCCGAGGGTGAACTGCGATTGCTGCCCTCCTGGCTAAGCTGGCTGCGCGCCTTCCAGCTGATCAAGACGGTGGATACTTTTGCCGTGCAATACTGGTTTTACGGCCAGATCTATGCGCTTGCAGAAACCGGCGCGATGGACCCGTCACTGACGCCATTCCAGGCGTTTCGCATGGTCGAGGACCGCAACAAGCAACTTATGGCAGAGCGAAACCGGATCAGGGGGTAA
- a CDS encoding glycosyltransferase family 4 protein yields MRIALITDAWAPQMNGVVRTLQAVTDRLEAAGHDICVISPDQYLSVPCPSYPEIRLALASTASVSRKIMDFGPDAIHIATEGPLGLAARRYCLRAGLPFTTAYHTQFPDYVARRTGISADYIWPYIRWFHSPAEQIMVATPSIRSQLAENGLERLTHWGRGVDLACFGPDVPAAEFFADLPRPIQLYVGRVAVEKNIEAFLETNHPGSKVVVGAGPALETLKAGYPEAHFVGAKKGRDLASYYAGADVFVFPSRTDTFGLVMIEALASGTPVAAYPVAGPQDIIRDGVGVLDEDLQSAIAQALSCDRQAAARYGRTFSWETSAEQFLRSLAPLHRPSTAWAA; encoded by the coding sequence ATGCGGATCGCACTTATTACCGATGCCTGGGCACCCCAGATGAATGGCGTGGTGCGGACATTGCAGGCGGTCACGGATCGTCTGGAAGCTGCAGGCCATGATATCTGTGTGATCTCGCCCGACCAATATCTCTCTGTCCCCTGCCCCAGCTATCCCGAAATCCGGCTGGCGTTGGCCAGCACCGCCTCGGTCAGCCGCAAGATCATGGATTTTGGCCCCGATGCGATCCACATCGCTACCGAAGGCCCTTTGGGACTGGCAGCGCGGCGCTATTGCCTGCGCGCTGGCCTGCCGTTCACGACAGCGTATCACACCCAATTCCCCGATTATGTCGCACGACGGACCGGCATCTCGGCGGACTATATCTGGCCCTATATCCGCTGGTTCCATAGCCCGGCCGAACAGATCATGGTTGCCACCCCGTCCATCCGATCACAATTGGCAGAAAATGGTCTGGAGCGGCTGACCCATTGGGGACGCGGCGTTGATCTTGCGTGTTTCGGTCCCGATGTACCGGCGGCCGAATTCTTTGCCGATCTGCCGCGCCCTATCCAGCTCTATGTCGGCCGGGTGGCAGTGGAGAAGAATATCGAGGCTTTCCTCGAAACCAATCACCCGGGCAGCAAGGTGGTCGTCGGAGCGGGCCCGGCGCTGGAAACGCTCAAGGCGGGATATCCAGAGGCCCATTTTGTTGGTGCCAAAAAAGGCCGTGACCTCGCCAGCTATTATGCCGGGGCCGATGTCTTCGTCTTCCCAAGCCGCACCGATACATTCGGGCTGGTGATGATCGAGGCTCTGGCCAGCGGCACCCCGGTTGCCGCCTATCCGGTGGCAGGCCCGCAGGACATTATCCGCGATGGCGTCGGTGTGCTCGATGAGGATCTGCAGAGTGCCATAGCGCAGGCTCTGTCCTGCGACCGACAGGCCGCCGCACGCTATGGCCGCACCTTCAGTTGGGAAACCAGCGCTGAACAGTTTTTACGGTCTCTCGCGCCGCTGCATCGACCATCAACGGCATGGGCTGCTTGA
- a CDS encoding DUF1192 domain-containing protein: MDLDENLPRRKDQPLEALVREDLDPLSLEELDSRIAVLEAEIARCKAHKAKASDHRASAEALFKK; this comes from the coding sequence ATGGACTTGGACGAGAATCTTCCGCGACGCAAAGATCAGCCCCTGGAAGCGCTGGTTCGCGAGGACCTTGATCCGCTATCGCTTGAAGAGCTGGACAGCCGGATTGCGGTGTTGGAAGCCGAAATTGCCCGGTGTAAGGCGCACAAAGCCAAGGCTTCGGACCACAGAGCCAGCGCCGAGGCGCTGTTCAAGAAATGA
- a CDS encoding UDP-2,3-diacylglucosamine diphosphatase → MVSPADLLPSNIRSLADSEVSDSGNITDFPLNIPAPVIKEPEGGERRQYRTIWISDIHLGTKGCNAEMLIDFLDNVDSETMYLVGDIIDGWRLKKKFYWPSTHSDVVWRVMKRAKRGTRIVYIPGNHDEMIRPFSGMKFGDVEIERAAVHETADGRKLLVLHGDEFDTIMLAHRWLAFVGDALYHFMMGLNRWVNWGRQKLGLPYWSLSKTAKHKVKNAVEFISRYEELVARAAKQRGVDGVVCGHIHTAEIREIDGVEYYNDGDWVEGCNALVENFDGSMEILHWADIMNARKKAQRKKAGADAPKDGAPLAA, encoded by the coding sequence ATGGTATCGCCAGCCGATCTTCTGCCGTCCAATATCCGCTCGCTCGCTGATTCCGAGGTGAGCGACAGCGGCAACATTACTGATTTCCCGCTCAATATCCCGGCTCCTGTTATCAAGGAACCGGAAGGCGGTGAACGGCGGCAATATCGCACCATCTGGATTTCCGATATTCACCTTGGCACCAAGGGCTGCAATGCCGAGATGCTGATCGACTTTCTCGACAATGTCGACAGCGAGACCATGTATCTGGTCGGCGACATTATCGATGGCTGGCGGCTGAAGAAGAAATTCTACTGGCCCTCGACCCATAGCGACGTGGTCTGGCGGGTTATGAAGCGCGCCAAGCGCGGCACGCGGATCGTCTATATCCCCGGCAATCATGATGAAATGATCCGGCCATTCTCGGGCATGAAGTTCGGTGATGTCGAGATTGAGCGCGCTGCGGTGCATGAAACCGCTGATGGCCGCAAATTGCTGGTGCTGCATGGCGATGAATTTGACACCATTATGTTGGCGCATCGCTGGCTCGCCTTTGTCGGTGACGCGCTGTATCACTTTATGATGGGTCTCAATCGCTGGGTCAATTGGGGCCGTCAGAAGTTGGGCCTGCCCTATTGGTCGCTCTCCAAAACGGCCAAGCACAAGGTGAAAAACGCGGTCGAGTTTATATCCCGCTACGAGGAACTTGTCGCGCGTGCCGCCAAACAGCGCGGCGTTGACGGGGTCGTCTGCGGCCATATCCATACGGCAGAAATCCGCGAAATTGACGGTGTCGAATATTATAATGACGGCGATTGGGTCGAAGGCTGCAACGCGTTGGTCGAGAATTTCGACGGCAGCATGGAAATCCTGCACTGGGCTGATATCATGAATGCCCGAAAGAAAGCACAGAGGAAGAAGGCTGGCGCTGACGCCCCGAAAGATGGGGCACCTTTGGCAGCCTGA
- a CDS encoding long-chain-fatty-acid--CoA ligase — protein sequence MTDSAMLAPEHDDAPPIWTTHYNHPTQWDQFFAPMSMPDMFFRSAGRKGEAPLIDFMGRKYSYAETASGVCRVAKGLQDMGLGKGDRIGLFLPNVPHYVAAYYGAMAAGCTVVNFSPLYTVDELTHQVEDSGTQVLFTLSAAALLPTALEVLEKSSLERLIVGSVAGALPGGKSLFYRLFKGKETVKKPDDERITSFSTLIDNDGAFHRASIRPDQDIALLQYTGGTTGTPKGAMLTHQNLTANARQVNRIDPDHDAEDRILGVLPFFHVFANTCVLNRTVLNGGEMVILPRFDAVQALKAIDRTKVTALPGVPTMYQALLDNPRIEQTNFSPLRACISGGAPLPAEVKKKFEAKTGAKVVEGYGLTESSGVVSANPYEGLNKSGTIGQPVPGTLVRLVDKEDPNKEVPKGEPGEIIFSGPQVMKGYWNRPDADEEVFINGYLRTGDVGQIDEDGYIRIVDRIKDMIAVGGFKVFPSEVEKVLYQHDAVKEALVIGVADEYRGESPKAFVTLEEGKTEVAGDAIMQWLNPQLGKHERVVDVVTRDELPKTLIGKLDRKALRAEEADAV from the coding sequence ATGACCGATAGCGCCATGCTTGCCCCCGAACATGACGACGCCCCGCCAATCTGGACAACGCATTATAATCATCCGACCCAATGGGACCAGTTTTTCGCGCCGATGAGCATGCCCGACATGTTCTTCCGCTCTGCCGGACGCAAGGGCGAGGCGCCGCTGATCGATTTTATGGGTCGCAAATACAGCTATGCCGAAACCGCATCAGGCGTCTGCCGCGTTGCCAAGGGCCTGCAAGATATGGGGCTGGGCAAGGGCGATCGTATCGGGCTTTTCTTGCCCAATGTGCCGCATTATGTCGCCGCCTATTATGGCGCCATGGCGGCGGGATGCACCGTGGTCAATTTCTCGCCGCTCTACACCGTTGATGAGCTGACGCATCAGGTTGAGGATAGCGGCACGCAGGTGCTGTTCACCCTGTCTGCTGCGGCGTTGCTGCCTACGGCGCTGGAAGTGCTGGAAAAATCCAGCCTTGAGCGGCTGATTGTCGGCTCGGTTGCGGGTGCACTGCCCGGCGGCAAATCACTCTTCTATCGTCTGTTCAAGGGCAAGGAGACGGTCAAAAAACCCGATGATGAGCGCATCACCAGTTTCTCGACACTGATCGATAATGATGGCGCGTTTCACCGCGCCTCCATTCGCCCGGATCAGGATATTGCCCTGCTGCAATATACCGGCGGCACCACCGGCACGCCCAAGGGCGCGATGCTGACGCACCAGAATCTCACCGCCAATGCCCGCCAGGTGAACCGCATTGACCCGGATCATGATGCCGAAGACCGGATCCTGGGTGTGCTTCCCTTCTTCCATGTCTTCGCCAATACCTGCGTGCTCAACCGCACCGTTCTCAATGGCGGCGAGATGGTCATTCTGCCGCGCTTTGATGCGGTGCAGGCGCTCAAGGCGATTGACCGCACCAAGGTCACTGCGCTGCCCGGCGTGCCGACCATGTATCAGGCCTTGCTTGACAATCCGCGGATTGAGCAGACCAATTTCTCGCCGCTACGCGCCTGTATCTCGGGCGGCGCGCCGCTGCCTGCCGAAGTCAAAAAGAAGTTTGAGGCCAAGACCGGCGCCAAGGTGGTCGAAGGCTATGGCCTGACCGAGTCCAGCGGGGTGGTTTCGGCAAATCCTTATGAGGGCCTCAACAAATCAGGCACCATTGGACAGCCAGTGCCCGGCACTTTGGTGCGCCTTGTCGACAAGGAAGACCCGAACAAGGAAGTTCCCAAGGGCGAGCCGGGCGAGATCATCTTTTCCGGGCCGCAGGTAATGAAGGGCTATTGGAACCGGCCCGATGCCGATGAAGAGGTGTTTATCAACGGCTATCTGCGCACCGGCGATGTCGGCCAGATTGACGAGGATGGCTATATCCGCATCGTCGACCGCATCAAGGACATGATCGCGGTTGGTGGCTTCAAGGTCTTTCCCAGCGAGGTGGAGAAGGTTCTGTATCAGCATGACGCGGTGAAAGAGGCGCTGGTGATCGGGGTTGCTGACGAATATCGCGGTGAATCCCCCAAGGCGTTTGTGACACTAGAGGAAGGTAAAACCGAGGTGGCAGGCGACGCCATCATGCAATGGCTCAACCCGCAACTGGGCAAGCATGAACGGGTTGTCGATGTCGTTACCCGCGATGAATTGCCCAAAACACTCATCGGTAAACTTGACCGCAAAGCCCTGCGGGCCGAAGAGGCGGATGCCGTCTGA